Proteins encoded in a region of the Oncorhynchus gorbuscha isolate QuinsamMale2020 ecotype Even-year unplaced genomic scaffold, OgorEven_v1.0 Un_scaffold_963, whole genome shotgun sequence genome:
- the LOC124020880 gene encoding NACHT, LRR and PYD domains-containing protein 12-like isoform X2 — protein MGSNCSKGRREDGDTTTFSKESLSCGRKKGYTEGRIAEGNSLIGGETPCQQSLPSLQSPFSPAYNPQFSLTAEGGSNLCAPVIRNNEVGGSINITQNITQNITQNNDDSSQVAQCSDTQKKLIQRVKEEHKASLKKKFRFVFEGTAEEETPLNSIYTQLYITLGENEGVNKEHEVWQIEYTSRRETSSDTPINSNDIFKPLAGQEKEEKRPIKTVLTKGIAGIGKTVSVQKFVLDWVEGKANQDLDFIFVLPFRELHSFKDDELSLHGLINDFHPELTEIKDAKIYATSKVLFIFDGLDEKRHPLKFNTKRVTDVTKTGNNVDVLVTNLIEEKLLPNALIWITSRPAAANQIPRRYINLVTEVRGFDERQKEEYFKKRVKNGEVARRIIAHITTSRTFQIMCHIPVFCWISAKVLEELLRENVNGEIPTTLTEMYTHFLLIQIQLAQKDPGHERDKQKIWQSNKDFLLKLGKLAFEHLEKRNLMFYEEDLNEYGIDISEVAVYSALCTEIFKEEKVYKKKVYCFMHLTIQEFIAALFVFHCFTTKSLKTSSSLKSFLMEGSEPYLKAILENEPVDLPLDELMEITMYNSVSRENGEMDMFLRFLLGMSMESVQCLLQGLLPKTENSSEIVKEMKIILKEMDLIDVSPERCLNLFSLTEEVKDHSLHEDIQRYLSEKEADRELSPAHCSVLAYVLLMSEKVLDEFVLKKYKTSQKGFFRLLPAVRNCRKAIIEGVYLDRWYCAALASALQLPNSPLRELHLIDSILMDSDVDVLCTGLSSQDCKLEALSLCGNGLVKKGRDNLVSSIKTVLSCNLRELGLSNFTLRDSVVEVLSTGLGSQHCKLEILRLNRNTLTDDFCEVLVSAISSNSSHLKELDIVHCDLIDLRVKLLSTGLKSPHCKLEKLRLYQCNLNNESCEALASALQTIPSLLRELDLSNNDLKDSGVKLLSTTLGNPHCKLETLRLPFCRVTKEGCNSLASALTSNPSHLRELDLSYNYPGDSGVKMLSATMEDPACRLNINIDQNDECWVKLELLKKCKNTLYLI, from the exons atggggagcaATTGCTccaaagggaggagagaagatggggacACTACCACTTTCTCCAAAGAGAGTTTGTCTTGTGGAAGAAAAAAGGGGTACACTGAAGGGAGGATCGCAGAGGGCAACAGTCTCATTGGTGGAGAAACGCCCTGTCAACAAAG tCTTCCTAGCCTACAATCTCCGTTCTCACCAGCATACAATCCCCAGTTTTCCCTCACAGCTGAGGGTGGAAGCAATCTATGTGCCCCAGTGATCAGAAATAATGAAGTAGGAGGTAGCATCAACATCACTCAGAACATCACTCAGAACATCACTCAGAACAACG ATGACTCCTCCCAGGTTGCACAATGCAGTGACACACAAAAAA AACTCATACAGAGAGTTAAAGAGGAACATAAAGCCAGTCTGAAGAAGAAGTTTAGGTTTGTGTTTGAAGGCACTGCAGAGGAAGAAACTCCCCTGAACAGCATCTACACACAGCTCTATATCACGCTGGGAGAGAATGAAGGAGTTAATAAAGAACATGAGGTTTGGCAGATTGAATATACATCCAGGAGAGAAACATCGTCGGACACTCCAATCAACTCTAATGACATATTCAAACCCTTAGCTGGacaagagaaagaagagaagagacccATTAAAACTGTGCTGACAAAGGGAATTGCTGGCATTGGAAAAACAGTCTCAGTGCAGAAGTTCGTCCTTGACTGGGTCGAAGGAAAAGCCAATCAGGATTTGGATTTCATCTTTGTCCTCCCTTTCAGGGAGCTGCATTCGTTCAAAGATGATGAGTTAAGTCTTCATGGACTTATAAATGACTTCCACCCTGAACTTACAGAGATAAAAGATGCAAAGATATATGCTACCAGCAAAGTTCTGTTCATCTTTGATGGTCTGGATGAAAAGCGTCATCCACTAAAGTTCAATACCAAGAGGGTGACTGATGTTACAAAGACCGGTAACAATGTAGATGTATTGGTGACAAACCTCATCGAGGAGAAGCTGCTTCCCAATGCTCTGATCTGGATAACCTCTAGACCTGCAGCAGCCAATCAGATTCCCCGTAGATACATCAACCTGGTGACAGAAGTAAGAGGGTTCGATGAGCGACAGAAAGAGGAGTACTTCAAAAAGAGGGTCAAGAATGGGGAAGTTGCCAGAAGAATCATCGCACACATTACAACATCGAgaactttccaaatcatgtgccACATACCAGTCTTCTGTTGGATTTCCGCTAAGGTTCTTGAGGAACTGTTGAGAGAAAATGTGAATGGAGAAATCCCTACAACTCTGACTGAGATGTACACTCACTTCCTGCTCATTCAAATACAGCTGGCACAAAAGGATCCTGGGCATGAGAGGGATAAACAGAAGATCTGGCAATCAAATAAAGACTTCCTTCTGAAGCTGGGAAAGCTAGCGTTTGAACACCTGGAGAAACGCAATCTCATGTTCTATGAGGAAGACTTGAATGAATATGGCATTGACATCAGTGAAGTTGCAGTCTACTCTGCGTTGTGCACAGAAATCTTTAAAGAAGAGAAGGTGTACAAAAAGAAGGTGTACTGCTTCATGCATCTGACCATTCAGGAGTTTATTGCTGCCCTCTTTGTTTTCCACTGTTTCACAACCAAGAGCCTCAAGACGTCATCGAGCCTCAAGTCTTTCCTGATGGAAGGTTCAGAACCATATCTCAAAGCTATCTTGGAGAACGAGCCTGTAGACCTTCCCTTGGATGAGTTGATGGAGATTACCATGTACAATTCTGTGtccagagagaatggagagatggacaTGTTCCTCCGCTTCCTTCTTGGAATGTCTATGGAATCCGTTCAGTGCCTCCTACAAGGCCTGCTGCCAAAGACAGAGAACAGTTCAGAGATTGTTAAAGAAATGAAGATAATACTTAAGGAGATGGATCTAATTGATGTCTCCCCTGAGAGGTGCCTCAATCTCTTCTCTTTGACTGAAGAAGTTAAAGACCATTCCCTACATGAAGACATTCAGAGATATCTATCAGAAAAGGAAGCAGACAGAGAGCTCTCACCCGCTCATTGCTCAGTACTGGCCTATGTACTTCTGATGTCAGAGAAGGTGTTGGATGAGTTTGTCCTGAAGAAATATAAAACCTCCCAAAAGGGTTTTTTCAGACTTCTTCCAGCTGTGAGGAACTGCAGAAAGGCAAT aattgaaggcGTTTATCTGGATAGATGGTACTGTGCAGCGTTGGCCTCAGCTCTCCAGTTACCAAACTCACCATTGAGAGAACTGCACCTGATAGATTCAATCTTGATGGATTCAGATGTGGATGTGCTCTGTACTGGACTGTCTAGCCAAGACTGTAAACTGGAAGCACTGAG TCTCTGCGGGAATGGACTCGTAAAAAAGGGACGTGATAATTTGGTCTCCTCTATAAAAACAGTTCTCAGCTGCAACCTGAGAGAGCTGGGCTTGAGTAACTTCACACTGCGGGATTCTGTAGTTGAGGTACTCTCTACTGGACTAGGGAGTCAACACTGTAAACTGGAGATACTGAG GCTGAATCGAAATACACTAACAGACGACTTCTGTGAAGTACTAGTCTCAGCTATCAGCTCAAATTCCTCTCATCTGAAAGAGCTGGACATTGTTCACTGTGACCTGATCGATTTAAGAGTGAAGCTGCTCTCCACTGGACTCAAAAGTCCACACTGTAAACTGGAGAAATTGAG GCTCTATCAATGTAATCTCAATAACGAAAGTTGTGAAGCACTGGCATCAGCTCTTCAGACCATCCCCTCACTTCTGAGAGAGCTGGATCTGAGTAACAATGACCTGAAGGACTCAGGAGTAAAGCTGCTGTCTACTACACTGGGGAATCCCCACTGTAAACTGGAGACTCTGAG